A window of the Lates calcarifer isolate ASB-BC8 linkage group LG18, TLL_Latcal_v3, whole genome shotgun sequence genome harbors these coding sequences:
- the LOC108889256 gene encoding leptin-B-like, with product MHILLALLYVSLVAAPGCTSLPTKGESIRRTRHNIVNIVQISLVHIKKLQTMLPASPQIEVTSPSIEGLTSICHDLGLLENGLQIEVLSQIQADVSSLEGKVRSLALTMECPVQAKPSGGTIDNLFPESYLYLILAKVQDYLEQLLLNKDKLKVC from the exons aTGCACATCCTTCTGGCTCTTCTCTATGTTTCTCTTGTGGCAGCTCCTGGTTGCACAAGTCTTCCCACAAAGGGAGAATCCATAAGAAGAACCAGACACAATATAGTAAACATTGTTCAGATATCCCTGGTCCACATTAAGAAACTACAGACAATG TTGCCAGCATCTCCACAGATAGAAGTAACCAGTCCTTCCATCGAGGGACTAACTAGTATCTGCCATGACCTTGGACTTTTGGAAAACGGACTGCAGATAGAAGTCCTCAGCCAGATCCAGGCTGATGTCTCCAGCTTGGAGGGAAAGGTACGCTCCCTCGCCCTGACAATGGAGTGTCCCGTCCAGGCCAAACCCAGCGGAGGGACCATTGACAACTTGTTCCCGGAAAGTTACCTTTACCTGATCCTGGCGAAGGTGCAGGACTATCTGGAGCAGCTGCTTCTCAATAAGGACAAACTCAAGGTCTGCTGA